A single genomic interval of Metamycoplasma salivarium harbors:
- the dnaX gene encoding DNA polymerase III subunit gamma/tau, which yields MDNKYLALYRKYRPKTFDEVQDQQHIVKTLQNIIKFKKLSHAYLFCGPHGTGKTSLAKIFANTINCTHSKDILKPCDECIKNVDHNLDIVEIDAASNTSVEDIRILKEKIQHMPTSSKYKIYIIDEVHMLSKSAFNALLKTLEEPPAHVIFIFATTDPQKIPLTILSRVQRFNFSKIDKNVLINHLKNIFDIEKIKYEPEAINLIATLGNGSVRDTLSIADQIAIYAGDKEIKLVDLEKLFGITNVDNIIRLINFASAHQIKELLELTNKLVNEGIDIEKMVNQMINLLKDYVIYWKTNSNDLLEHFDIADLNKVSISKEKVYAFITELVNLLKDIKFNDIPLQALELGFIKLATLETNDENFSNVITNNFHTKNSVSADKDFEIVGDLYKNNGPKQKNTTNKINSKDLDQAFGFSNIANNHEIKIKKIDINDVLQKTDEMLVNEKTAEIELRDLENSIVNDLNSDDGQLSDTDSKDFEIAGKEKPNLEDGLLSDEMLYDCIYTSQHLIHTKKIQNYRESDKVALKLIDTKLGSNEEQAKVILRNLEVILSSKDFVVFSSKLNMQIKILNKNAYEKFLVNAAAKLFGRYVHLFAFTKEQQANAKTWWSKNKNIPRKLMQLDDLEPKYRERNIELENDVASVFGDKFKK from the coding sequence ATGGATAATAAATATTTAGCACTATATAGGAAATATCGCCCTAAAACTTTTGATGAAGTTCAAGATCAGCAACATATTGTTAAGACCTTACAAAACATTATTAAGTTTAAAAAATTAAGTCATGCTTATTTATTTTGTGGGCCTCATGGAACTGGAAAAACTTCATTAGCTAAGATTTTTGCAAACACAATTAATTGCACTCACTCAAAAGATATTTTAAAACCTTGTGATGAATGTATTAAAAATGTTGATCATAATTTAGACATTGTAGAAATTGATGCAGCATCTAATACATCGGTCGAAGATATAAGAATTTTAAAAGAGAAAATTCAACATATGCCAACTTCATCAAAATACAAAATTTATATCATTGATGAAGTTCATATGCTTTCAAAAAGCGCTTTTAATGCCTTATTAAAAACATTGGAAGAACCTCCAGCACATGTTATTTTTATATTTGCAACAACTGATCCTCAAAAAATTCCTTTAACCATTTTAAGTCGTGTTCAGAGATTTAATTTTTCTAAAATTGATAAAAATGTTTTAATAAATCATCTAAAAAATATTTTCGATATTGAAAAAATCAAATATGAACCTGAAGCTATTAATTTAATTGCAACATTGGGTAATGGCAGTGTTAGGGATACGCTTTCAATTGCTGACCAAATTGCAATTTATGCAGGTGATAAAGAAATTAAGTTAGTTGATTTAGAAAAATTATTTGGAATTACTAATGTTGATAATATTATTAGGTTAATTAATTTTGCTTCTGCTCACCAAATTAAAGAATTATTAGAATTAACAAACAAATTAGTTAATGAAGGCATTGACATTGAAAAAATGGTTAATCAAATGATTAACTTATTAAAAGATTATGTAATTTATTGAAAAACCAATTCAAATGATTTGTTAGAACATTTTGATATAGCAGATTTAAATAAAGTTTCAATTTCAAAAGAAAAAGTTTATGCATTTATTACTGAATTAGTTAACTTACTAAAAGACATAAAATTTAATGACATTCCATTGCAAGCTTTAGAATTAGGTTTTATTAAATTAGCCACTTTGGAAACAAACGATGAAAATTTTTCAAATGTAATAACAAACAATTTTCATACAAAAAATAGCGTTAGTGCAGATAAAGATTTTGAGATTGTTGGAGATTTATATAAAAATAATGGTCCAAAGCAAAAAAATACTACAAACAAGATAAATTCTAAAGATTTAGATCAAGCATTTGGATTTTCAAACATTGCAAATAATCATGAAATTAAGATTAAAAAGATTGATATTAACGATGTTTTACAAAAAACAGATGAGATGTTAGTTAATGAAAAAACAGCAGAAATTGAACTTAGAGATTTAGAAAATTCTATTGTTAATGATTTAAATAGTGATGATGGGCAATTATCTGACACTGATTCTAAAGATTTTGAAATTGCAGGTAAAGAAAAACCAAATTTGGAAGATGGTCTTTTATCAGACGAAATGTTGTATGATTGCATTTATACTTCGCAACACTTAATTCATACTAAAAAAATTCAAAACTATCGTGAATCGGATAAAGTTGCTTTAAAATTAATTGATACAAAATTAGGTTCAAACGAAGAGCAAGCTAAAGTAATTTTGAGAAACTTAGAAGTTATTTTATCAAGTAAAGATTTTGTTGTATTTAGTTCGAAATTAAATATGCAAATTAAGATTTTAAACAAAAATGCTTATGAAAAATTTTTAGTAAATGCTGCAGCTAAATTATTTGGTCGTTATGTGCATTTATTTGCATTTACTAAAGAACAACAAGCAAATGCTAAAACTTGATGAA
- a CDS encoding bis(5'-nucleosyl)-tetraphosphatase: protein MLQDNIIKEKSCGALVFTLKFNRPHILLIEQVKGHWSFPKGHIENNETELETAYREVKEETNLDIKIIDGFRVVNTYSPYKGCMKDVVLFVAIPTSFKLQRQIEEVKRLGWFSIKKALSLLTHESDKQILKNAYKFFVDYLSFSLD, encoded by the coding sequence ATGTTACAAGACAATATAATTAAAGAAAAATCATGTGGTGCATTAGTCTTTACACTTAAATTTAATCGTCCTCATATTTTGCTAATTGAACAAGTTAAAGGACATTGATCTTTTCCGAAAGGGCACATTGAAAATAATGAAACTGAGCTTGAAACTGCATATCGCGAAGTCAAAGAAGAAACTAATTTAGACATTAAAATTATTGATGGTTTTAGAGTAGTAAATACATACTCGCCATACAAAGGTTGTATGAAAGATGTAGTCTTATTTGTTGCCATTCCAACTAGTTTTAAATTGCAAAGACAAATTGAGGAAGTTAAACGTCTTGGCTGATTTTCAATAAAAAAAGCATTGTCTTTACTAACTCATGAATCTGATAAACAAATCTTAAAAAATGCATATAAATTTTTTGTTGATTATTTATCATTTTCACTTGACTAA
- a CDS encoding MSC_0618 family F1-like ATPase beta subunit — translation MKGTIIKFWSDIVEVKFKKEDLPLVNHLLTTHEGKTFLLVKRVLNDTTVRAIVIYASKEISMSDVVINTKQGFMVPVGKQSKNNIYGFQGEPMLNATVKPKYIEMDSIINNERSLNMELKLVETGIKAIDFFIPIIKGYKLGIFGGAGVGKTVLMKEIIFNVNRKHKSTSNIFIGSGERSREAIELYNELESSKLMGNSVMYISKMNEAPGARMSIVPIGVTAAEYLRDKEKEDVLLFVDNIYRFIQAENEVSASLGKKPSVGGYQSTLESDVANVEDRLFRNENGSITSFQTIFLPMDDLSDPSAVAVFNHLDGNLVLSRAQTAKNLFPAFDPLASSTNSIDEKIIGKKHFDAIIETKRILKAYKDLEDVILILGFDELDDESKVTVKKALQLENFFTQNFFMTEHFTKAPGVYVPLEETVDSVIRILEGKYLKQSPEIFSYVGSNLNIPTDEDLGL, via the coding sequence ATGAAAGGTACTATTATAAAATTTTGATCTGATATTGTTGAAGTTAAATTCAAAAAAGAAGATCTACCATTAGTAAATCACTTATTGACTACACATGAAGGCAAAACTTTTTTATTAGTTAAAAGAGTGTTAAATGATACAACAGTTAGAGCAATAGTTATTTATGCTTCTAAAGAAATTTCTATGTCTGATGTTGTTATTAATACCAAACAAGGTTTTATGGTTCCTGTTGGTAAACAATCTAAAAATAACATTTATGGTTTCCAAGGTGAACCTATGTTAAATGCAACTGTAAAACCCAAATATATTGAAATGGACTCAATTATTAACAATGAACGTTCATTAAATATGGAACTTAAATTAGTTGAAACCGGAATTAAAGCAATTGACTTTTTCATTCCAATTATTAAAGGTTACAAACTAGGTATCTTTGGTGGTGCCGGTGTTGGAAAAACAGTTTTAATGAAAGAAATTATTTTTAATGTTAACCGTAAACATAAATCAACATCAAACATCTTCATAGGTTCTGGAGAACGTTCAAGAGAAGCTATTGAACTTTATAACGAACTTGAATCTTCAAAACTTATGGGAAACTCAGTTATGTATATTTCAAAAATGAACGAAGCTCCCGGAGCTAGAATGTCAATTGTCCCAATTGGTGTTACTGCTGCTGAATATTTACGTGATAAAGAAAAAGAAGACGTTTTGTTATTCGTTGATAACATTTACCGTTTCATTCAAGCAGAAAATGAAGTTTCAGCATCTTTAGGCAAAAAACCATCTGTTGGTGGTTACCAATCAACATTGGAAAGTGACGTTGCAAACGTTGAGGATCGTTTATTCAGAAACGAAAATGGTTCAATTACATCATTCCAAACAATTTTCTTACCAATGGATGATTTATCAGACCCTTCTGCTGTTGCTGTGTTTAATCACTTGGATGGTAATTTGGTTTTATCAAGAGCACAAACTGCTAAAAACTTATTTCCTGCATTTGATCCATTAGCATCATCAACAAACTCAATTGATGAAAAAATTATTGGTAAAAAACATTTTGATGCAATTATTGAAACAAAAAGAATTTTAAAAGCTTATAAAGATCTAGAAGATGTTATCTTAATCTTAGGCTTTGATGAACTTGATGATGAATCTAAAGTTACTGTTAAAAAAGCTTTACAACTTGAAAACTTCTTTACACAAAACTTCTTTATGACTGAACATTTCACAAAAGCTCCTGGGGTATATGTGCCTTTGGAAGAAACTGTTGATAGTGTTATTAGAATTTTAGAAGGTAAATATCTAAAACAAAGTCCAGAAATTTTCTCATATGTTGGATCAAATCTAAATATCCCAACGGATGAAGATTTAGGATTGTAA
- a CDS encoding MSC_0620 family F1-like ATPase-associated subunit → MSKKIWKWLGSLSVVTPVTTFPVALLMSADPKIDPKFNEFEPKAKEELDKAIDEIIAKVVKYLNEERDKIDPNTISDLDTLSKRTYLEKIAKYYEDNKDDAKAHPEKYGFKPLLPYAISKNKKLKIVKVEYNNKIWENIKVGSDEELNALKEQVKPDGKVEIVKEIDNVLSKKNFDEIILKYVHELTEKFNSMVYQDGDAPKLEMKFERQPDGTYVAKISMPKDFETWDKWIKSKLVPRFNDFEFEQNNNAEIKGDEKEEKPDKVPLVPADVPKAIDKLDIDALPALDPLLDSFYADKTVDELKNLFTKDTANEMFFFNNPINTRYSYTVTKVEVKDDKLVTKIEIADKVNPKEKRTYEKTVEYTNTPEFKAKQKVLKAQIQEMQRLFNQLYKSLGLDDKIDYDDLGNDNLQQTLFSMVDLATKLVTIPEQGKEFKKEWNAQVVAYTRNLQQNSTNQDNILESARAEIRELFLRSLMGSTLTLEYIIDSTKEKVQAKLEYWKALLRAYDRVMQQFELSLKKHKEIIEKNFKNNKSSQNQIMKLRVLEDLYNKIEKDIFRLKGIASENPTSILGWFDRYTNYIKVVKEEFNLLRDLGSAQELNASKPKELSAFTSAYDKAKKELDNQYVSQNRLKVIFGSILMVLGIISIIANAIVLLTKYKTNKKRKIIIVYALIIAISLIMAISGIVLLTLGVKGI, encoded by the coding sequence ATGAGTAAGAAGATCTGAAAATGACTAGGTTCGCTTAGTGTAGTTACTCCAGTTACTACATTCCCAGTAGCCTTGTTAATGAGCGCTGATCCAAAAATTGATCCTAAATTTAACGAATTTGAACCAAAAGCTAAGGAAGAGCTTGATAAAGCAATTGATGAAATTATTGCTAAGGTAGTTAAATATTTAAATGAAGAACGTGACAAGATAGATCCAAACACTATTTCTGATCTAGATACTTTGTCAAAAAGAACCTACTTAGAAAAAATTGCTAAATATTATGAAGACAATAAAGACGATGCTAAAGCACACCCCGAAAAATATGGATTTAAACCTTTATTACCTTATGCTATTTCAAAAAACAAGAAACTAAAAATTGTTAAAGTTGAATATAACAACAAAATTTGAGAAAACATCAAGGTTGGAAGCGATGAGGAACTTAATGCATTAAAAGAACAAGTTAAACCTGATGGTAAAGTCGAAATTGTTAAAGAAATTGATAATGTGCTTTCAAAGAAAAATTTTGATGAAATCATTTTAAAATATGTTCATGAATTAACTGAAAAATTCAATAGTATGGTTTATCAAGATGGTGATGCTCCAAAATTAGAAATGAAATTTGAAAGGCAACCTGATGGTACATATGTTGCCAAAATATCTATGCCTAAGGATTTTGAAACCTGAGATAAATGAATTAAAAGCAAATTAGTTCCAAGATTTAATGATTTTGAATTTGAACAAAATAATAATGCTGAAATCAAAGGCGATGAAAAAGAGGAAAAACCAGACAAAGTTCCATTAGTTCCAGCAGATGTTCCTAAAGCAATTGATAAACTCGATATTGATGCATTGCCTGCTCTAGACCCATTATTAGATTCATTTTATGCTGATAAAACTGTAGATGAACTTAAAAATTTATTTACAAAAGATACTGCTAATGAGATGTTTTTCTTCAATAACCCAATTAACACGCGTTATTCATATACAGTAACTAAAGTTGAAGTTAAAGATGATAAATTAGTCACGAAAATAGAAATTGCAGATAAAGTAAATCCTAAAGAAAAAAGAACTTATGAGAAAACAGTTGAATATACCAACACTCCTGAATTTAAAGCAAAACAAAAAGTTTTAAAAGCTCAAATTCAAGAAATGCAAAGATTATTTAATCAACTATACAAAAGTTTAGGACTTGATGACAAAATTGACTATGATGATTTAGGTAATGATAATTTACAACAAACATTATTTAGCATGGTTGATTTAGCAACAAAACTAGTTACAATTCCCGAACAAGGAAAAGAATTTAAAAAAGAATGAAATGCTCAAGTTGTAGCATATACAAGAAACTTACAACAAAACTCAACAAATCAAGATAATATTCTAGAATCTGCAAGAGCCGAAATTAGAGAATTATTTTTAAGATCGCTAATGGGTTCTACATTAACTCTTGAATATATCATAGACAGCACAAAAGAAAAAGTTCAAGCAAAATTAGAATATTGAAAAGCATTGCTTAGAGCTTATGATAGAGTTATGCAACAATTTGAATTGTCATTAAAAAAACACAAAGAAATTATTGAAAAGAATTTCAAAAACAACAAATCTTCACAAAACCAAATTATGAAGTTAAGAGTTTTAGAAGATTTATACAACAAAATTGAAAAAGATATTTTTAGATTAAAAGGTATTGCATCTGAAAATCCAACTTCAATTTTAGGTTGATTCGATAGGTATACTAACTATATTAAAGTAGTAAAAGAAGAATTTAATTTATTAAGAGATTTAGGTTCAGCACAAGAACTAAATGCTTCAAAACCAAAAGAATTATCTGCATTTACTTCTGCTTATGATAAAGCTAAAAAAGAATTAGATAATCAATATGTCTCACAAAATAGATTAAAGGTTATATTTGGTTCAATCTTAATGGTATTAGGAATTATAAGCATTATTGCTAACGCAATTGTTTTATTAACCAAATATAAAACTAATAAAAAACGGAAAATTATCATAGTTTATGCGCTTATTATTGCAATTTCATTAATTATGGCAATTTCTGGAATAGTATTATTAACACTAGGAGTTAAAGGAATATAA
- a CDS encoding MSC_0621 family F1-like ATPase epsilon subunit codes for MSKTTYVSEPHFDITINFATKSPLHLKNASIWLNINNEDNWELVTTNLFGSYDDTIIKIMDWDKEVEWYMFLKNTSIFVKTDEIIINTFTNFNEFVKAKKTINIEAKLKSVSKEIDYYSAKQNFGLVFDQFIKLNTLRNEKYKLKMIKLLNLVPGENYE; via the coding sequence ATGAGTAAAACTACATATGTCAGTGAACCTCATTTTGACATTACAATTAACTTTGCAACTAAAAGTCCATTGCATCTAAAAAATGCTTCAATTTGATTAAACATCAATAATGAAGATAACTGAGAATTAGTAACCACAAATTTATTTGGAAGTTATGATGATACTATTATTAAAATTATGGATTGAGATAAAGAAGTTGAGTGATATATGTTTTTAAAAAACACAAGTATTTTTGTAAAAACTGATGAAATCATTATTAATACTTTTACAAACTTTAATGAATTTGTTAAAGCAAAAAAAACTATCAATATTGAAGCTAAATTAAAAAGTGTTTCAAAAGAAATTGATTATTATTCAGCAAAACAAAACTTTGGATTAGTCTTTGATCAATTTATTAAACTTAATACGTTAAGGAACGAGAAATATAAACTAAAAATGATTAAGTTGCTAAATTTAGTTCCAGGAGAAAATTATGAGTAA
- a CDS encoding MSC_0622 family F1-like ATPase gamma subunit, with protein MYLKELETKRNNLENVKTKVNNDKNILLINIMKMSKKMAFYIQNAMLNRDLITSLNQKYDLDSSLIELENPFLQKEKAHKFRNIFIKEKQLWIYVTEVQKYSTDSYTRYENKILKLTKKVKADFITIGDKALDFCKKHKFNVLLNISEQEKNDDLSSSLVQVVKALYVEQNYSKVFFVINTNKSYDEPFQILPLKSFNLGKLADVEENKSMLVDVSNYKIYPDIEKFIDAQINIFLENSIHSLMIESSFYNAKNNLVINNKASKKLNDEITKVSKKMLMAKREEEVEEIVMLTRKNKSIFDEGADNE; from the coding sequence ATGTATTTAAAAGAATTAGAAACAAAAAGAAATAACTTAGAGAATGTTAAAACAAAAGTTAACAACGACAAAAACATTTTACTAATTAACATTATGAAAATGAGTAAAAAAATGGCATTTTACATTCAAAATGCAATGTTAAATCGTGATCTAATTACTTCATTAAACCAAAAATATGATTTAGATAGTTCACTTATTGAGCTTGAAAATCCCTTTTTACAAAAAGAGAAAGCTCATAAGTTTAGGAATATTTTCATAAAAGAAAAACAACTTTGAATTTATGTTACTGAAGTACAAAAATATTCAACCGACTCATATACTAGATATGAAAATAAGATTTTGAAATTAACCAAAAAAGTTAAAGCTGACTTTATAACAATTGGCGATAAAGCTTTAGATTTTTGTAAAAAACATAAATTCAACGTTTTACTAAATATTTCAGAACAAGAAAAAAACGATGATTTATCTTCATCGCTTGTTCAAGTTGTTAAAGCATTATATGTTGAACAAAACTATTCAAAAGTATTCTTTGTTATCAACACCAACAAAAGTTATGATGAACCTTTTCAAATCTTACCTTTAAAAAGCTTTAACTTAGGTAAATTAGCAGATGTTGAAGAAAATAAATCAATGCTAGTTGACGTATCAAATTACAAAATTTATCCTGATATTGAAAAGTTTATTGATGCGCAAATTAATATTTTCTTAGAAAACTCAATTCATTCATTAATGATTGAATCATCATTCTACAATGCTAAAAACAATTTAGTTATTAACAATAAGGCAAGCAAAAAACTAAATGATGAAATTACAAAAGTATCTAAGAAAATGTTAATGGCAAAAAGAGAAGAAGAAGTTGAAGAAATTGTAATGTTAACAAGAAAAAACAAATCTATTTTTGATGAGGGGGCAGATAATGAGTAA
- a CDS encoding DUF2714 domain-containing protein, translating into MNNNKSKLSPEQQAIVDFYDDYKTIITNQERFISFDKLIASVLLKDMLGFDSEAYIQFNDMLMMAVNKKYDLVYKDFVITYNLNPKFGLNNLVPMLNTYESSNNEAINLKSSSNRMMNKFLTNLNAEINNLLLTKYYVEVIPETILYTSDNTNELKLLFSENVATKIMA; encoded by the coding sequence ATGAACAACAACAAAAGTAAATTAAGTCCTGAACAACAAGCGATTGTTGATTTTTATGATGATTATAAAACCATCATTACAAATCAAGAAAGATTCATTAGTTTTGATAAACTTATTGCTTCTGTTTTATTAAAAGATATGTTAGGTTTTGATTCTGAAGCGTACATTCAGTTTAATGATATGCTAATGATGGCGGTTAATAAAAAATACGATTTAGTTTATAAAGATTTTGTAATTACATACAACTTAAATCCAAAATTTGGACTTAACAATTTAGTTCCTATGTTAAATACTTATGAATCTTCAAACAATGAAGCAATTAATTTAAAATCTTCATCTAATCGAATGATGAATAAATTTTTAACTAATTTAAATGCTGAAATTAATAATTTGTTACTAACAAAATATTATGTTGAAGTTATTCCTGAAACAATTTTGTATACATCAGATAACACAAATGAATTAAAGTTGTTATTTAGTGAAAATGTTGCAACTAAAATAATGGCTTAA
- a CDS encoding MSC_0624 family F1-like ATPase-associated membrane protein produces the protein MNNSLDLEETKIFNDYHNFAVGKKKSALVKVYKYTLLGIFLLFSLLLLVFIERTFFGFGNLMFQNWKISDFLNFDTLKNKQRNFMILIRFALLSFVLFYSIIKNYTNVYFQKETIKKYWPWFTSYLVLTVISFVLLFGYFPNTPAKLSYSFLLLIPLFILNLVYAIYLYKLKKKTDPNSYNNRTSIMIGLISQGLIVFITIIAMSAWVLSAKSNVNVEESLFNNNGFNDFWNKLFTVKTTTNLVLILLFTTISMTILIGAFSDKIAFLFFKQNKKEYYRDQIIISLTSFAFILVWTFRSLFYKIDSKSIFGNSLENYAYLTEILIGAIIFSLFVVSQFTKKIKTASPILNLVNHVFAQTLLWTTLFTMTLLNKQNTMVNMINVFFVGIFSFAMLVIYFIKNTNYNLVITFFIRFAILGSILALITFCVNQILISNKNYIFLTIDSNLYLTQIMLVLSTAIWATFLLYSIVSLIVVANKITYFNKKKLGGVNEYEQQQK, from the coding sequence ATGAACAACTCATTAGATTTAGAAGAGACGAAAATATTTAATGATTATCATAACTTTGCTGTTGGCAAAAAGAAAAGTGCTCTAGTTAAGGTATACAAGTATACTTTATTAGGTATTTTTCTTTTATTTAGTTTATTGTTGTTAGTGTTTATTGAACGTACATTTTTTGGATTTGGAAATTTAATGTTCCAAAACTGAAAAATTAGTGATTTTTTAAATTTTGACACATTAAAAAATAAGCAACGTAATTTTATGATCTTAATTAGGTTTGCCTTATTATCTTTTGTACTTTTTTATTCAATCATAAAAAATTACACAAACGTTTATTTTCAAAAAGAAACTATTAAAAAATACTGACCATGATTTACTTCATATTTAGTATTAACTGTAATTTCTTTTGTTTTATTATTTGGTTATTTTCCAAATACACCTGCTAAATTATCATATTCATTTTTATTGTTAATACCTTTGTTCATTTTAAATTTAGTTTATGCAATTTATTTGTACAAGTTGAAGAAAAAAACAGATCCTAACTCATATAACAATAGAACTTCGATTATGATTGGTTTAATTTCTCAAGGTTTAATTGTTTTCATTACTATTATTGCAATGAGTGCTTGAGTATTAAGTGCTAAGTCAAATGTTAACGTTGAAGAAAGTTTGTTTAACAATAATGGCTTCAATGATTTTTGAAATAAATTATTTACTGTTAAAACTACAACAAACCTTGTTTTAATATTGTTATTTACAACAATTTCAATGACAATTTTAATTGGGGCATTTTCAGATAAGATTGCTTTCTTGTTTTTCAAACAAAACAAAAAAGAATATTATAGAGATCAAATTATTATTAGTTTAACTTCTTTTGCATTTATTTTAGTTTGAACTTTTAGATCTCTATTTTACAAAATAGACTCAAAAAGTATTTTTGGTAACTCGCTTGAAAATTATGCATATTTAACTGAGATTTTAATTGGCGCTATTATTTTTAGTTTATTTGTAGTTTCACAATTTACAAAAAAAATTAAAACAGCTAGTCCAATTTTAAATTTAGTGAATCATGTTTTTGCACAAACTTTGTTATGAACAACATTATTTACAATGACATTGCTAAATAAGCAAAATACAATGGTTAATATGATTAATGTTTTCTTTGTCGGAATATTCTCATTTGCTATGCTAGTAATTTATTTTATAAAAAATACAAACTACAATTTGGTAATTACATTTTTCATAAGATTTGCTATCTTAGGAAGTATTTTGGCATTGATTACATTTTGCGTTAACCAAATTCTTATTTCAAATAAAAATTACATCTTTTTAACAATTGATTCTAATCTATATTTGACACAAATTATGTTAGTTTTAAGTACAGCAATTTGAGCAACATTCTTGTTATATTCAATAGTTTCATTGATTGTTGTTGCAAATAAAATTACTTACTTCAACAAGAAAAAATTAGGAGGTGTAAATGAATATGAACAACAACAAAAGTAA
- a CDS encoding MSC_0623 family F1-like ATPase-associated protein, with product MISKKSNTQEIILNFDVFSDYNNMVQNENFISYTKLYASVLLNANLSFESQVYKDFYKLVSEAVQNKLPILFNKFNVIFAINPKFSTAVATPRLVNDDELKEILTEDTNVLNLKESKEPFVKSINAEIIDSVLLKNAIVEFLPNMILYKSKNTDNLKLLFNQNLTK from the coding sequence ATGATAAGCAAAAAATCTAACACGCAAGAAATCATATTAAATTTTGATGTTTTTTCTGATTATAACAATATGGTGCAAAATGAAAATTTTATTTCATACACAAAGCTTTATGCTTCAGTTTTATTAAATGCTAATTTAAGCTTCGAATCTCAAGTATACAAAGACTTTTATAAATTAGTATCTGAAGCTGTTCAAAACAAATTACCAATTTTATTCAATAAGTTTAATGTTATATTTGCAATAAACCCTAAATTTTCAACAGCAGTCGCAACTCCTAGACTTGTTAATGATGATGAATTAAAAGAAATACTTACTGAAGATACGAATGTGTTAAATCTAAAAGAATCTAAAGAGCCATTTGTTAAAAGCATTAATGCAGAAATTATTGATTCTGTTTTATTAAAAAACGCAATTGTTGAATTTCTTCCTAATATGATTCTTTACAAATCAAAAAATACCGACAATCTAAAATTGTTATTTAATCAAAACTTAACAAAGTAG